The following proteins come from a genomic window of Acinetobacter sp. SAAs474:
- a CDS encoding DUF2218 domain-containing protein — MKSFTTINSQQSHRIAKRLLNHWKHKFDVTETSTQLQIFMPTATVSLQPQTDTLQVEIIFQSDEVDQTKLEQVVLEHLSRMGNETLDAVWQRVSC, encoded by the coding sequence ATGAAAAGTTTTACCACGATTAATAGCCAACAATCACATCGTATTGCAAAACGTTTACTCAACCATTGGAAACATAAATTTGATGTGACTGAGACCAGCACACAACTACAAATTTTTATGCCGACTGCAACCGTCTCTTTACAGCCACAAACTGATACACTTCAAGTAGAAATTATATTTCAGTCCGATGAAGTTGATCAAACTAAACTTGAACAAGTCGTTCTAGAGCATCTTAGTCGCATGGGCAATGAAACATTAGATGCCGTATGGCAACGTGTCTCATGCTAA
- the rpe gene encoding ribulose-phosphate 3-epimerase, translated as MSKPYLIAPSILSADFARLGEEVDNVLAAGADVIHFDVMDNHYVPNLTFGAGVCKALKNYGIQAPIDVHLMVSPVDRLIGDFLEAGADIITFHPEASDHIDRSLQLIKSGGAKAGLVFNPATPLHYLDYVMDKVDQILLMSVNPGFGGQKFIPMTLEKLRQVRHMIDASGRDIRLEVDGGVGPANIREIAEAGADMFVAGSAIFNQPDYKVVIDQMRQALAQVGTHCI; from the coding sequence ATGTCCAAGCCATATTTAATCGCACCGTCTATTTTATCTGCAGATTTTGCCCGTTTAGGTGAAGAAGTAGATAATGTTTTGGCTGCAGGAGCTGATGTTATTCATTTTGATGTGATGGATAATCACTATGTTCCTAATTTAACATTTGGTGCTGGTGTATGTAAGGCATTAAAAAATTATGGTATCCAAGCACCTATTGATGTGCACTTAATGGTATCACCTGTAGATCGTTTAATTGGAGATTTTCTAGAAGCTGGTGCAGATATTATTACGTTCCATCCTGAGGCATCAGATCATATAGATCGTTCTTTACAATTAATTAAATCTGGTGGTGCCAAAGCTGGTTTAGTCTTTAATCCCGCAACACCATTACATTATTTAGATTATGTCATGGATAAAGTTGATCAAATCTTATTAATGAGTGTCAATCCTGGTTTTGGTGGGCAAAAATTTATTCCAATGACATTGGAAAAATTACGCCAAGTACGTCACATGATTGATGCTTCTGGTCGTGATATTCGTTTGGAAGTTGATGGGGGTGTTGGTCCTGCAAATATTCGTGAAATCGCAGAAGCAGGTGCTGATATGTTTGTTGCTGGCTCAGCCATTTTTAATCAGCCAGATTATAAGGTGGTTATTGATCAAATGCGTCAAGCTTTGGCTCAAGTGGGAACCCACTGTATTTAA
- a CDS encoding copper resistance system multicopper oxidase, giving the protein MSIQKSQYVLLTVAVCLSTTSWAAVREYQLYIDEAYVNITGKPVKKITVNGQFPAPALVFEEGDDAIIRVHNRLKDQDTSIHWHGLLLPGLMDGVPGFNQFNAIKPNQSFVYQFKVRQNGTYWYHAHSKGQEQDGLYGALTIYPQHKQPIAAHEITDRDYVIMLSDFHESTSEQIFANLKKSAEYYQNKRETLFDLIRQVKQQGIQKTWQQRAMWNQMRMLRTDLSDVTGYTFLVNGQTPQQNWQAMFKQGEKIRLRFINASAMSFFDVRIPNLKMTVVSADGQAVKPVPVDEFRIGAAETYDVIVEPQQPYYQIQAESIDRTGFALASLMDEAHSQPVSITEPVARPRALLTMEDMGHGEMTASEQHDHKMPESMLTNNDDLQHNQPHESMHVAKDRSGFEAQDHRTAMSTSMEKDTDLSGHEAMSKHVNHLTESTATETLGWANASTPVGAKALQYSDLQALVPQKDLRPAERELTIHLGGNMERYIWTINGKKFNEAEPFHVKYGERVRLKFVNDTMMAHPMHLHGMFMQLENGQSITNMPNKHTIVIPPGKTMTALLTADELGEWAIHCHLLYHMSAGMMNKMIIAHVDNESKIKNDLNQIKITGGQHEHH; this is encoded by the coding sequence ATGTCTATTCAAAAATCACAGTATGTTTTACTGACTGTTGCTGTATGCCTTTCAACAACATCTTGGGCCGCAGTTCGTGAATATCAGCTTTATATTGATGAAGCTTACGTTAATATTACGGGTAAACCTGTCAAAAAAATTACAGTAAATGGCCAATTTCCTGCACCTGCATTAGTGTTTGAAGAGGGAGATGATGCCATTATTCGAGTTCATAATCGCCTAAAAGATCAAGATACTTCAATTCATTGGCATGGATTATTATTACCAGGTTTAATGGATGGTGTGCCGGGGTTTAATCAGTTTAATGCGATTAAGCCCAATCAAAGTTTTGTCTATCAATTTAAAGTGCGTCAAAATGGTACATATTGGTACCATGCACATTCCAAAGGTCAAGAACAAGATGGTTTATATGGCGCATTAACAATTTATCCGCAGCACAAGCAGCCGATTGCAGCACATGAAATCACTGATCGTGATTATGTCATTATGCTATCTGACTTTCATGAGTCAACCAGTGAGCAAATTTTTGCCAATTTAAAAAAATCAGCAGAATATTATCAAAATAAAAGAGAAACATTATTTGATTTAATTAGACAAGTAAAACAGCAAGGCATTCAAAAAACTTGGCAACAACGTGCAATGTGGAATCAAATGAGAATGTTAAGAACAGATCTCTCTGATGTAACTGGCTATACGTTTTTAGTTAATGGTCAAACACCACAGCAAAATTGGCAAGCGATGTTTAAACAAGGTGAAAAGATTCGCTTACGCTTTATTAATGCCTCAGCGATGTCTTTTTTTGATGTCAGAATTCCCAATTTAAAAATGACGGTGGTCAGTGCAGATGGTCAAGCAGTTAAACCAGTACCTGTTGATGAGTTTCGCATAGGTGCTGCAGAAACTTATGATGTCATTGTTGAACCACAGCAGCCCTATTATCAAATTCAAGCAGAATCTATTGATCGTACTGGATTTGCGTTAGCAAGTTTGATGGATGAAGCGCATTCTCAGCCCGTTAGCATCACTGAACCTGTTGCCCGACCACGTGCATTGTTGACGATGGAAGATATGGGCCATGGTGAGATGACAGCTTCTGAACAGCATGATCATAAAATGCCAGAATCCATGCTAACCAACAATGATGATTTACAGCACAATCAACCACATGAGTCGATGCATGTAGCTAAAGATAGATCAGGCTTTGAGGCACAAGATCATCGTACAGCGATGAGTACGAGTATGGAAAAAGATACTGATCTATCAGGACATGAGGCGATGTCTAAGCATGTTAATCATTTAACTGAAAGTACAGCAACTGAAACTTTAGGTTGGGCTAATGCTTCAACACCTGTGGGTGCAAAAGCATTACAGTATTCTGATTTACAGGCACTGGTCCCTCAAAAAGATCTGCGTCCAGCCGAGCGTGAGCTCACCATTCATTTAGGTGGCAATATGGAACGCTATATATGGACGATCAATGGTAAAAAATTTAATGAAGCAGAACCTTTTCACGTTAAATATGGTGAACGAGTTCGCTTAAAATTTGTGAATGATACGATGATGGCTCATCCAATGCATTTACATGGTATGTTTATGCAGTTAGAAAATGGGCAATCTATCACAAATATGCCAAATAAGCATACTATCGTGATTCCGCCAGGAAAGACGATGACAGCCTTATTGACAGCCGATGAGTTAGGAGAATGGGCGATTCATTGTCATCTTCTTTATCATATGAGTGCGGGCATGATGAATAAAATGATCATTGCGCATGTCGATAACGAATCAAAAATAAAAAATGACTTAAATCAAATAAAAATTACAGGAGGTCAGCATGAACATCATTAA